The following proteins come from a genomic window of Loxodonta africana isolate mLoxAfr1 chromosome 19, mLoxAfr1.hap2, whole genome shotgun sequence:
- the DERL3 gene encoding derlin-3 isoform X1 produces MLTAQASGLRVAFLDYRPGRRGDRGLGDDPGWRRSGPSLTRPGSAAAGFPQPLPALLQPAPRFQEVPGLAASHQFLFLRAPGIQLLLQHALRVPLLPFAGGGLVPRPHGRLCLHASLRGRPHDPAGVPGQPVLPGPGPHGHASVCVEPSQPARQGQLLRAPYFPGTLPALGTHGLLDAAGQLSPRGPDGGCRWPHLLLLGRCVPQSAWRQEGAADSQVPEAATGCPRGGSQLLAPTRGAAGTPAATPRAMISCQPGAIPGKPPPYLHTQLRLILEMLVPGIDLNKQ; encoded by the exons ATGCTTACGGCTCAGGCGAGCGGGTTGAGGGTCGCCTTCCTTGATTACCGCCCAGGCAGGCGGGGCGACCGTGGCCTTGGCGACGACCCCGGCTGGCGTAGGTCGGGGCCGTCGCTGACACGTCCTGGTTCTGCAGCAGCTGGATTTCCTCAGCCCCTTCCAGCTCTACTTCAACCCGCACCTCGTTTTCAGGAAGTTCCAG GTCTGGCGGCTAGTCACCAGTTTCTTTTTCTTCGGGCACCTGGGATTCAACTTCTTCTTCAACATGCTCTTCGT GTTCCGCTACTGCCGTTTGCTGGAGGAGGGCTCGTTCCGCGGCCGCACGGCCGACTTTGTCTTCATGCTTCTCTTCGGGGGCGTCCTCATGACC CTGCTGGGGTTCCTGGGCAGCCTGTTCTTCCTGGGCCAGGCCCTCATGGCCATGCTAGTGTATGTGTGGAGCCGTCGCAACCCGCGCGTCAGGGTCAACTTCTTCGGGCTCCTTACTTTCCAGGCACCCTTCCTGCCTTGGGCACTCATGGGCTTCTCGATGCTGCTGGGCAACTCAGTCCTCGTGGACCTGATGG GGGCTGCCGTTGGCCACATCTACTACTACTTGGAAGATGTGTTCCCCAATCAGCCTGGAGGCAAGAGGGTGCTGCTGACTCCCAGGTTCCT GAAGCTGCTACTGGATGCCCCAGAGGAGGATCCCAACTACTTGCCCCTACCAGAGGAGCAGCCGGGACCCCAGCCGCCACCCCCAGAGCAATGATCTCCTGCCAGCCTGGGGCCATCCCTGGCAAGCCTCCACCCTATCTGCACACCCAGCTCAGACTCATCCTGGAGATGCTAGTGCCCGGGATTGACCTGAATAAACAGTGA
- the DERL3 gene encoding derlin-3 isoform X2, translating to MAWQGLAAEFLQVPAVTRAYTAACVLTTAAVQLDFLSPFQLYFNPHLVFRKFQVWRLVTSFFFFGHLGFNFFFNMLFVFRYCRLLEEGSFRGRTADFVFMLLFGGVLMTLLGFLGSLFFLGQALMAMLVYVWSRRNPRVRVNFFGLLTFQAPFLPWALMGFSMLLGNSVLVDLMGAAVGHIYYYLEDVFPNQPGGKRVLLTPRFLKLLLDAPEEDPNYLPLPEEQPGPQPPPPEQ from the exons ATGGCGTGGCAGGGTCTGGCGGCCGAGTTCCTGCAGGTGCCGGCGGTGACGCGAGCCTACACGGCGGCCTGCGTGCTCACCACCGCCGCCGTG CAGCTGGATTTCCTCAGCCCCTTCCAGCTCTACTTCAACCCGCACCTCGTTTTCAGGAAGTTCCAG GTCTGGCGGCTAGTCACCAGTTTCTTTTTCTTCGGGCACCTGGGATTCAACTTCTTCTTCAACATGCTCTTCGT GTTCCGCTACTGCCGTTTGCTGGAGGAGGGCTCGTTCCGCGGCCGCACGGCCGACTTTGTCTTCATGCTTCTCTTCGGGGGCGTCCTCATGACC CTGCTGGGGTTCCTGGGCAGCCTGTTCTTCCTGGGCCAGGCCCTCATGGCCATGCTAGTGTATGTGTGGAGCCGTCGCAACCCGCGCGTCAGGGTCAACTTCTTCGGGCTCCTTACTTTCCAGGCACCCTTCCTGCCTTGGGCACTCATGGGCTTCTCGATGCTGCTGGGCAACTCAGTCCTCGTGGACCTGATGG GGGCTGCCGTTGGCCACATCTACTACTACTTGGAAGATGTGTTCCCCAATCAGCCTGGAGGCAAGAGGGTGCTGCTGACTCCCAGGTTCCT GAAGCTGCTACTGGATGCCCCAGAGGAGGATCCCAACTACTTGCCCCTACCAGAGGAGCAGCCGGGACCCCAGCCGCCACCCCCAGAGCAATGA